The Oncorhynchus gorbuscha isolate QuinsamMale2020 ecotype Even-year unplaced genomic scaffold, OgorEven_v1.0 Un_scaffold_3:::fragment_4:::debris, whole genome shotgun sequence genome contains a region encoding:
- the LOC124017661 gene encoding zinc finger protein 407-like, with product MDRELRSGKEINEDTVPHHGDTGRVSTEEMESGGIPPLAKRPRPDDVTDDSTGEIEEDTGGKVADGKESDQPPRVEVNITPETGYGCACPICGFVAKTPTALKIHSKRKHTGRGKTRGVSSAEVLVEIDGSTTGPTAPTSNYKTGGDTEEKVSSSEGQQDATESQSQGTDPGVSEGEVTTIIAQEEIAEKQGTGRDTFDMKVTTIAAEEEQEKTPGKKMVGKRGPKPKTIHACSYCGHEFRDKPSLDTHIKRRHTKEMNYFCEFCLYACVAKCDYEKHCLSNKHNKRVAESRESSGLASPMDKKTAEQAQIFASTTTQTRASKRALGARFQLQCGSCEFRVSNSALLESHARLKHHGKHRFLCNVCHYYTATSEWMDTHVSSESHQRVAEEKNTGSSFEECVEKVSRDSIGDDMLTDDVAVGVTGHDGELHPDVNEEAVEAAKVVLENMEEHMDEKSPPKRRRGRPKGPATTTCEYCGLLASNSTNLNVHIRRKHSRQYSFTCRLCSYNCVTKGDMDRHCVTKKHLKRVEDASSDGQVDLDTSVQVVSKESGSQASEGEAIHQNSPVRAGSIGEEGATDKTGELSQDGVKAQVSSPKKSKYDLVNSCSHCSFVAHSIPSLDLHVKRRHTRDFEFVCLACSYYAVTRREMSRHAATDKHKQKSEVYLENLESFVVEDLAQPEEEAMELGNRADPDADNNAHSEDPSPSVPPDTDIDQPTGTTTDQPNIIDTDQPTDTDTDQPTETEQPNNTDTDQPPIIDTEQPTYTDTDQPTETEQPNNTDTDQPPITDTEQPTDTATEQPTDTATDQPTDTATDQPTATDQPTDTATDQPTDTATDQPTGTATDQPTDQPTDTATDQPTATDPPTDTATDQPTDTEHITTNPTQTSDVWSNEHAATIVEVSGTVVEENTEIQVAGEASGGGSEQTSNEAPGTMEPQEAPAEITITPPEEGQKEGAEPEAEPELFCSDDDVEMADEKPDISSPEKQLTRALPFDACIIPLKSLTEAELALHEERMAHSVEGHSGLAVSGLAGAGSFQKIKRTKPVGSSGLSKGLTPNPRIRCEDCGFVADGMSGLNVHISMKHPSKEKHFHCMLCGKSFYTESNLHQHLTSAAHLRNEQASIEELPEGGATFKCVKCTDPFETEQELFVHIKEKHEELLREVNKYVLEDTEQINREREENQGSVCKHCGKVCKSSNSMAFLAHIRTHTGSKPFKCKICNFATAQLGDARNHVKRHLGMREYKCHICG from the exons ATGGACAGAGAATTAAGGTCAGGGAAGGAGATTAATGAGGACACGGTGCCTCATCATGGGGACACAGGACGTGTCTCCACAGAGGAAATGGAAAGTGGAGGAATTCCTCCCCTAGCAAAGAGACCCAGGCCTGATGATGTCACAGATGACAGCACGGGAGAGATTGAGGAGGACACCGGCGGTAAGGTGGCTGATGGGAAGGAGTCAGACCAGCCCCCTCGGGTTGAGGTGAACATTACCCCGGAGACAGGTTACGGCTGTGCCTGTCCCATCTGTGGCTTTGTGGCCAAAACTCCAACTGCCTTGAAGATTCACTCCAAGAGGAAGCACACCGGTCGAGGAAAGACCAGAGGTGTGAGCTCAGCTGAGGTACTTGTTGAAATAGATGGCTCCACAACCGGACCAACAGCACCGACTTCGAATTACAAGACAGGTGGAGACACTGAGGAGAAAGTGAGCAGCAGTGAAGGACAGCAGGATGCCACAGAGAGTCAGAGCCAGGGCACAGACCCAGGGGTTTCTGAGGGGGAGGTGACTACAATAATAGCCCAAGAGGAAATTGCTGAGAAacaagggacagggagagatactTTTGATATGAAGGTGACTACAATAGCTGCAGAAGAGGAGCAAGAAAAGACCCCCGGTAAGAAGATGGTAGGTAAACGGGGCCCCAAGCCCAAGACTATACATGCTTGCAGCTACTGTGGTCATGAGTTTAGGGACAAGCCAAGCCTAGATACACACATCAAGAGACGCCACACCAAGGAGATGAATTACTTCTGTGAGTTCTGCTTGTACGCCTGTGTGGCAAAGTGCGACTACGAAAAGCACTGCCTTAGTAACAAGCACAACAAACGAGTCGCGGAAAGCAGGGAATCCTCTGGCCTCGCGTCACCCATGGACAAGAAGACAGCCGAACAGGCTCAAATCTTTGCCTCCACGACGACTCAGACCCGGGCGTCCAAGCGTGCGCTCGGTGCCAGGTTCCAGCTGCAGTGCGGGAGTTGTGAATTCAGGGTCAGCAACTCTGCTTTGCTGGAGAGCCACGCTCGGCTAAAGCACCATGGCAAGCATCGCTTCCTCTGTAACGTCTGCCACTACTACACCGCTACCTCCGAGTGGATGGACACGCACGTGTCCTCGGAGAGCCACCAGCGTGTGGCTGAGGAGAAAAACACAGGGTCCTCCTTTGAGGAGTGCGTTGAGAAGGTGAGCAGAGATTCGATCGGTGACGACATGCTGACAGATGACGTGGCAGTAGGGGTCACCGGACACGATGGAGAGCTGCACCCTGATGTTAATGAGGAAGCTGTTGAGGCTGCGAAAGTCGTGTTGGAGAACATGGAAGAGCACATGGACGAGAAAAGCCCCcccaagaggaggagaggcaggccAAAGGGGCCCGCTACAACTACATGTGAATACTGTGGCCTTCTCGCCTCCAATAGTACCAATCTAAACGTGCATATTCGTCGTAAGCACAGCCGACAGTACAGCTTCACCTGCAGGCTTTGTTCTTACAACTGTGTGACGAAAGGCGACATGGACCGACACTGTGTCACAAAGAAGCACCTTAAACGCGTGGAGGATGCTAGCAGCGATGGCCAAGTGGACCTGGATACATCAGTGCAGGTCGTGAGTAAGGAGTCAGGCTCTCAGGCCAGCGAGGGTGAGGCTATACATCAGAATAGTCCAGTCAGAGCAGGGTCCATAGGAGAGGAGGGGGCCACGGACAAAACAGGGGAGCTGTCACAAGACGGCGTCAAAGCACAAGTGAGCAGCCCGAAAAAGAGCAAGTACGACTTGGTCAACTCCTGCAGCCATTGCAGCTTCGTAGCTCATTCGATTCCCTCCCTCGACCTCCACGTGAAGAGGAGACACACCCGGGACTTTGAGTTTGTGTGCCTGGCGTGCAGCTACTACGCGGTCACGCGTCGAGAGATGTCTCGCCACGCCGCCACGGACAAGCATAAGCAGAAGAGTGAGGTCTACCTAGAGAACCTGGAGAGCTTTGTGGTGGAAGACCTGGCACAGCCGGAGGAGGAGGCCAtggagctggggaacagagctgacCCTGATGCTGACAACAATGCTCACTCTGAGGATCCCTCCCCCTCAGTGCCCCCTGACACAGACATAGACCAGCCCACAGGCACAACTACAGACCAGCCTAACATTATAGACACAGACCaacccacagacacagatacagaccaacccacagagacagagcagcccaacaacacagacacagaccagccCCCTATCATCGATACAGAACAACCCACTTACACAGATACAGACCAacccacagagacagagcagcccaacaacacagacacagaccagccCCCTATCACTGATACAGAGCAACCCACAGACACAGCTACAGAGCAACCCACAGACACAGCTACAGACCAACCCACAGACACAGCTACAGACCAGCCCACAGCTACAGACCAGCCCACAGACACAGCTACAGACCAGCCCACAGACACAGCTACAGACCAGCCCACAGGCACAGCTACAGACCAGCCCACAGACCAGCCCACAGACACAGCTACAGACCAGCCCACAGCTACAGACCCGCCCACAGACACAGCTACAGaccagcccacagacacagagcatATTACCACTAACCCCACACAGACTTCTGACGTTTGGAGCAATGAGCATGCAGCCACAATAGTGGAAGTTAGTGGCACTGTTGTTGAGGAAAACACAGAGATCCAGGTGGCTGGTGAGGCGTCCGGTGGTGGCTCAGAACAAACCAGCAACGAAGCTCCAGGTACGATGGAGCCTCAGGAAGCACCAGCAGAAATCACCATAACACCGCCTGAGGAAGGCCAGAAGGAAGGGGCCGAACCCGAGGCGGAACCAGAGCTATTCTGTTCAGACGACGACGTTGAGATGGCTGATGAGAAACCTGACATCTCTTCCCCAGAGAAACAGCTCACCAGGGCGCTGCCGTTCGACGCTTGCATCATACCTCTCAAGTCCTTGACTGAAGCCGAGCTGGCTTTGCATGAAGAACGCATGGCTCACTCTGTTGAGGGCCACTCTGGCCTGGCTGTAAGTGGCCTGGCCGGGGCGGGCAGTTTTCAGAAGATCAAAAGAACCAAACCTGTAGGGTCTTCAGGTCTGTCCAAGGGGTTAACTCCCAACCCCCGCATCCGCTGCGAGGACTGTGGCTTCGTGGCGGACGGCATGAGCGGCCTCAATGTGCACATCTCCATGAAGCACCCGTCCAAGGAGAAGCACTTCCACTGCATGCTGTGCGGCAAGTCCTTCTACACGGAGAGCAACCTGCACCAGCACCTGACCAGCGCCGCCCACCTGCGCAACGAGCAGGCCAGCATCGAGGAGCTTCCGGAGGGCGGCGCCACCTTCAAGTGCGTGAAGTGCACGGACCCGTTCGAGACGGAGCAGGAGCTCTTCGTGCACATCAAGGAGAAGCACGAGGAGCTGTTGCGCGAGGTCAACAAGTACGTCCTGGAGGACACGGAGCAGATCAACCGCGAGCGCGAGGAGAACCAGGGCAGCGTGTGCAAGCACTGCGGCAAGGTGTGCAAGAGCAGCAACTCCATGGCCTTCCTGGCTCACATccgcacacacacag GATCGAAGCCATTCAAGTGCAAAATCTGCAACTTTGCCACCGCCCAGCTGGGTGACGCCAGGAACCACGTGAAGAGACACCTGGGCATGAGAGAGTACAAGTGCCACATCTGTGGGTGA